Proteins encoded by one window of Girardinichthys multiradiatus isolate DD_20200921_A chromosome 14, DD_fGirMul_XY1, whole genome shotgun sequence:
- the LOC124880315 gene encoding mucin-5AC-like yields TAASTTTTAVPTTTILPITTTAAPTTTTAAPTTTTAAPTTTAAPTTTTAVPFTTTAAPTTTTAAQTTTTAVPTTTAAPTTTTAAPTTTTAAPTTTAAPTTTTAAPTTTTAAPTTTTAAPTTTTAAPTTSTAAPTTTTAAPTTSTAAPTTTTAAPTTTTAAPTTTTAAPTTSTAAPTTKTASPTTTTAAPTTTTAAPTTTTAAPTTSTAAPTTTTAAPTTTTAAPTTTAAPTTTTAVPSTTTAVPTTTTSAPTTTTAAPTTTTVPPTTTTAAPTTTAVPTTTTVLPITTTAAPTTTTAVPSTTTAAPTTTTAAPTTTTTAPTTTTAVPTTTTILPITTTAAPTTTTAAPTTTTAAPTTTAAPTTTTAVPSTTTAAPTTTTAVPTTTILPITTTAAPTTTTAAPTTTTAAQTTTTAVPTTTTAAPTTTTATPTTTAAPTTTTAAPTTTTAAPTTTTAAPTTTTAAPTTSTAAPTTTTAAPTTTTAAPTTTAAPTTTTTTAAPTTTTAAPTTTTAAPTTTTAAPTTTAAPTTTTAAPTTTTAATTTTTAAPTTTAAPTTTTAAPTTTTAAPTTTTAAPTTTKAAPTTTTAAPTTTAAPTTTTAVLSTTTAAPTTTTAVPTTTTVLPITTTAAPTTTTAAPTTTTAAPTT; encoded by the exons acagctgcttcaacaacaactacagctgttccaacaacaacaatCCTTCctatcacaaccacagctgctccaaccacaacaacagctgctcctacaacaactacagctgctccaaccacaacagctgctcctacaacaaccacagctgttccattcacaaccacagctgctccaaccacaactacagctgctcaaaccacaactacagctgttccaaccacaacagctgctcctacaacaaccacagctgctcctacaacaactacagctgctccaaccacaacagctgctcctacaacaaccacagctgctccaaccacaacaacagctgctcctacaacaaccacagctgctccaaccacaacaacagctgctcctacaacatccacagctgctccaaccacaacaacagctgctcctacaacatccacagctgctccaaccacaacaacagctgctcctacaacgaccacagctgctccaaccacaacaacagctgctcctacaacatccacagctgctccaaccacaaaaACAGCTTCTCCTACAACgaccacagctgctcctacaacgaccacagctgctccaacaacaacaacagctgctcctacaacatccacagctgctccaaccacaacaacagctgctcctacaacaactacagctgctccaaccacaacagctgctcctacaaccaccacagctgttccatccacaaccacagctgttccaaccacaaccacatctgctccaaccacaacaactgctgcccctacaacaaccacagttcctccaaccacaaccacagctgctccaacaactacagctgttccaaccacaacaactgtccttccaatcacaaccacagctgctccaaccacaactacagctgttccaagcacaacaacagctgctcctacaacaaccacagctgctcctacaacaactacaactgctccaaccacaactacagctgttccaacaacaacaactatCCTTCctatcacaaccacagctgctccaaccacaacaacagctgctcctacaacaactacagctgctccaaccacaacagctgctcctacaacaaccacagctgttccatccacaaccacagctgctccaacaacaactacagctgttccaacaacaacaatCCTTCctatcacaaccacagctgctccaaccacaacaacagctgctccaaccacaactacagctgctcaaaccacaactacagctgttccaaccacaacaacagctgctcctacaacaactacagctactccaaccacaacagctgctcctacaacaaccacagctgctccaaccacaacaacagctgctcctacaacaaccacagctgctccaaccacaacaacagctgctcctacaacatccacagctgctccaaccacaacaacagctgctcctacaacaactacagctgctccaaccacaacagctgctcctacaaca acaacaacaacagctgctcctacaacaaccacagctgctccaaccacaacaacagctgctcctacaacaactacagctgctccaaccacaacagctgctcctacaacaaccacagctgctccaaccacaacaacagctgctactacaacaaccacagctgctccaaccacaacagctgctcctacaacaaccacagctgctccaaccacaacaacagctgctcctacaacaaccacagctgctccaaccaccacaaaagctgctcctacaacaactacagctgctccaaccacaacagctgctcctacaacaaccacagctgttctatccacaaccacagctgctccaacaacaactacagctgttccaaccacaacaactgtccttccaatcacaaccacagctgctccaaccacaacaacagctgctcctacaacaaccacagctgctccaaccaca